The following are encoded together in the Pedobacter sp. D749 genome:
- a CDS encoding outer membrane beta-barrel family protein gives MMNRLFKSALFALLIFSLQSAIAQNIKISGTVTDKSNKALDYASVALIHLPDSASVALQATNQQGIYEFANVKSGRYLIKALMMGYSKNQSAPFEVKDMPVKVPGIILTDQAQNLKDVNIISKMPVIDQKADRVIVNVEQMNTAGDNALEVISRSPGVKLDKDDNIVLKGKKGINVMIDGKMSYMTGLELTTYLKSLPGSVLSKIELISNPPSSFDAAGTAGIINIKLKRNKMQGFNGNMNMGGGYGRYEKVYAGTNLNYNIGKVSTYLRLDAGHYNSYNRLTLNRTIGQEQYNQLNFWHPITNSLNYSAGADYFIDDKNTLGIMVKGYTAPEETKVNSNSVNYNAAGAKMGGTSMFNPQHNTEKNHALNLNYRLKTDSLGGELGIDADYVRYDNSKNETFTNNYLDENDQLIGTPIDLRNNGMGKVSIYSIKADYTLNFNKTLKMETGWKSSWVKSQSDVRFDSLKTAGWITDPRRTNLFLYNENINAGYLSLDQNFKNLQIKAGLRAEQTLGNGSSSGTNTLIDRKYWKLFPTLFISLKLDSNNLITAAYRKSINRPSYSSLNPFTFYSDPYTALQGNPFLQPSYANSFEFNYSFKNFRILTLSYSVNNGSIWEVVYQNDATKESISRPENLSRTTNFYMATGSPFDVTKWWNNTTEVSAGFNRTESAVQGNGYNAFSWNWSVLMDNTITLSKNYSLSSYAYYDSPSVSGLFRSLGSYQLNIGAKKSFWNKNATLALKVNDIFNTSKFRANLEYNNIKTYWQNEWESRRINLSFTYKFGNMKIKTAHSRKTGTSDEENRVGKN, from the coding sequence ATGATGAACCGCTTATTTAAATCTGCTCTTTTTGCTTTGCTTATTTTTAGCCTTCAAAGCGCTATTGCTCAAAACATTAAAATCTCAGGAACTGTTACCGATAAAAGTAATAAAGCACTAGATTATGCTTCAGTTGCTTTAATCCACCTACCCGATTCGGCTTCAGTTGCCTTACAGGCTACCAACCAACAAGGAATTTATGAGTTTGCCAATGTTAAATCTGGCAGATACCTTATTAAGGCATTAATGATGGGTTACAGCAAAAACCAATCTGCACCATTTGAAGTGAAAGATATGCCAGTTAAAGTGCCAGGAATTATACTTACAGACCAGGCACAAAATCTGAAAGATGTAAACATTATATCAAAAATGCCCGTAATTGATCAAAAAGCAGACCGGGTGATTGTAAACGTAGAACAGATGAATACCGCGGGTGATAATGCATTGGAAGTAATCAGCAGGTCGCCGGGTGTAAAGCTGGATAAGGATGATAACATTGTATTAAAAGGTAAAAAAGGAATTAATGTGATGATTGATGGTAAGATGAGTTACATGACGGGTTTGGAATTAACCACTTACTTAAAATCGCTACCCGGATCTGTATTAAGTAAAATAGAGTTGATTTCCAATCCACCTTCTTCTTTTGATGCAGCTGGAACAGCAGGGATCATCAACATAAAACTCAAAAGAAATAAAATGCAGGGATTTAACGGAAACATGAATATGGGTGGTGGTTACGGCCGTTATGAAAAAGTTTATGCGGGTACCAACCTGAATTACAATATCGGTAAAGTGAGCACTTATCTGCGCTTAGACGCCGGACATTATAACTCATACAACAGGTTAACTTTAAACAGAACCATAGGACAGGAACAATATAACCAGCTTAACTTTTGGCACCCGATTACGAATAGTTTAAATTATTCTGCCGGTGCAGATTATTTTATTGATGATAAAAATACCCTGGGCATCATGGTAAAAGGTTATACCGCTCCGGAAGAAACCAAGGTAAACAGTAATTCGGTAAATTATAATGCCGCCGGGGCAAAAATGGGGGGAACAAGCATGTTCAATCCGCAGCATAACACAGAGAAAAACCACGCTTTAAACCTAAACTACCGGTTAAAAACAGATAGTTTGGGTGGAGAACTGGGTATTGATGCAGATTACGTTCGTTATGACAATAGTAAAAACGAAACTTTCACCAACAATTACCTTGATGAAAACGATCAGCTTATTGGTACTCCAATTGATCTGCGCAATAATGGGATGGGCAAAGTATCGATCTATTCAATCAAGGCTGATTACACCCTGAACTTTAACAAAACACTAAAAATGGAAACCGGCTGGAAAAGCAGTTGGGTAAAATCGCAGAGCGATGTGCGCTTTGATTCGCTGAAAACTGCAGGCTGGATCACTGATCCAAGAAGGACGAATTTATTTTTATACAACGAAAACATTAATGCAGGTTATCTTTCATTAGATCAAAACTTCAAAAATTTACAAATCAAAGCGGGCTTACGTGCGGAGCAGACATTGGGCAACGGCAGTTCATCAGGAACGAATACCCTGATCGACAGAAAATACTGGAAGCTTTTTCCAACACTCTTTATTTCTTTAAAACTCGATTCGAACAACCTGATTACGGCAGCCTACCGCAAAAGTATTAATCGCCCATCATACAGCAGTTTAAATCCCTTTACTTTTTATAGCGATCCTTACACTGCTTTGCAGGGAAACCCGTTTTTACAGCCCTCGTACGCAAACAGCTTTGAATTTAACTATTCCTTTAAAAACTTCAGGATATTAACATTGAGTTATTCAGTTAACAACGGCTCGATATGGGAAGTAGTTTATCAAAATGATGCGACTAAAGAAAGTATCTCCAGACCAGAAAACCTAAGCCGTACCACCAACTTTTATATGGCAACGGGAAGTCCTTTTGATGTAACCAAATGGTGGAACAACACTACTGAAGTTTCGGCTGGATTTAACCGCACCGAATCAGCTGTACAGGGAAATGGTTATAATGCTTTCTCTTGGAACTGGTCGGTATTGATGGATAATACGATCACATTATCCAAAAACTATAGCTTATCATCTTATGCTTATTATGATTCTCCTTCTGTTTCTGGTCTTTTCCGCAGTTTAGGGAGTTACCAGCTAAATATTGGTGCTAAAAAATCATTCTGGAACAAAAATGCAACACTAGCCCTAAAAGTAAACGACATTTTTAATACCAGTAAATTCAGAGCCAACCTGGAATACAATAACATTAAAACCTATTGGCAGAACGAATGGGAAAGCCGCAGGATAAACTTAAGTTTTACCTATAAATTCGGGAATATGAAAATTAAAACCGCCCACAGTAGAAAAACCGGAACAAGTGATGAGGAAAACAGGGTCGGCAAAAATTAG
- a CDS encoding nucleoside triphosphate pyrophosphohydrolase family protein, which produces MQETNSLNQVAEFHTTFKHPILESPVIPSKQRANLRISLLAEELKELQEAVENDDLVEVADALCDLQYVLAGAIHEFGLGGKFKTLFDEVHRSNMSKACKTVEEAEQTIQFYLDKDQTESYYKEIDGLFLVFRKSDDKTLKSINYSPADLKSHLV; this is translated from the coding sequence ATGCAAGAAACCAATTCGCTAAACCAGGTTGCAGAATTTCACACTACCTTTAAACATCCTATTTTAGAAAGTCCTGTTATTCCTTCAAAACAGAGAGCTAATTTGCGTATTTCGCTTTTAGCCGAAGAGCTAAAAGAATTACAGGAAGCTGTAGAAAATGATGATCTGGTAGAAGTTGCTGATGCCCTTTGCGATCTGCAGTATGTTTTGGCTGGTGCCATCCATGAGTTTGGTTTAGGAGGAAAATTTAAGACTTTATTTGATGAAGTCCACCGTTCTAATATGAGCAAAGCTTGCAAAACCGTAGAAGAAGCTGAACAAACGATCCAGTTTTACTTAGATAAAGACCAGACCGAATCTTATTACAAAGAAATCGATGGATTATTTTTGGTGTTCAGAAAATCTGACGATAAAACTTTAAAATCGATCAATTATTCTCCGGCAGATTTAAAATCACATTTGGTTTAA
- a CDS encoding bifunctional aldolase/short-chain dehydrogenase, producing the protein MSIDTKSYKHVSYLWDEEEAAKLAGDEVALLIYRSNLLGADLRLTNYGGGNTSCKVLEKDPLTGLETEVMWVKGSGGDLGTLKKSGLAALYVDRLRSLKNIYRGVEHEDEMVELFNHCIFDLSSKAPSIDTPLHGFLPFAHIDHLHPDAAIAIAAAKDGKKITEELFGGTIGWVEWKKPGFELGLQLKQCLDENPGIRGIMLGSHGLFTWGDTAYESYLNTLEVIEICSEYLNQNYGKKGSVFGGQKIEGAAADQRKKQAAALAPVLRGLCSSKQHMIGHFTDDSRVLEFINSNDLDRLAPMGTSCPDHFLRTKISPLVLTLASDADLTDVKALKETLEPAFEAYRAMYTAYYEACKHPNSPAIRDTNPVVILYPGIGMFTFSKDKQTARVAAEFYINAINVMKGAEAVSEYTSLPHQEAFNIEYWLLEEAKLQRMPKPKPLTGKIALITGSAGGIGKAIAKKFVAEGGVVILNDMNAGRLEEAGKEFANLYGKDSYSTAILDVTSENDIKQAFDAAALAFGGVDIIVNNAGLSISKTIADHTEKDWDLLYNVLVKGQFFITQAATNTMQKQNIGGDIINIVSKNALVSGPNNAGYGSAKAAQLHLSRLNAAELGADNIRVNVVNPDAVISDSNIWAGGWAEGRAKAYGITVAELPAYYAKRTLLNQIILPDDIANACFAFVGGLLQKSTGNVLNVDGGVAMAFVR; encoded by the coding sequence ATGTCAATCGATACGAAAAGTTATAAGCACGTAAGCTATCTATGGGATGAAGAGGAAGCCGCAAAACTAGCTGGAGATGAAGTTGCCCTATTAATTTATCGCTCTAATTTATTAGGTGCAGACTTACGCTTAACCAATTATGGAGGTGGAAATACCTCGTGTAAAGTATTGGAAAAAGATCCCCTTACAGGTTTAGAAACCGAAGTAATGTGGGTAAAAGGTTCAGGCGGCGATTTAGGTACTTTAAAGAAAAGTGGCCTCGCAGCATTATATGTTGATCGTTTACGTAGCTTGAAAAATATTTATCGTGGGGTAGAACATGAGGATGAAATGGTTGAACTGTTTAACCACTGCATTTTCGATTTAAGTTCTAAAGCACCATCAATCGATACGCCTTTGCATGGTTTCCTGCCATTTGCGCATATCGATCACTTACACCCCGATGCGGCCATTGCTATCGCGGCGGCTAAAGACGGCAAAAAAATTACCGAAGAATTATTTGGCGGAACAATTGGCTGGGTGGAATGGAAAAAGCCAGGTTTTGAACTGGGTTTACAATTAAAACAGTGTTTAGATGAAAATCCGGGTATCCGTGGTATTATGTTGGGCTCGCATGGTTTATTTACCTGGGGAGATACCGCTTATGAAAGTTACCTGAATACTTTAGAAGTAATCGAAATCTGTTCTGAATACCTGAACCAGAACTATGGTAAAAAAGGTTCTGTTTTTGGCGGACAGAAAATAGAAGGTGCAGCTGCAGATCAGCGTAAAAAACAAGCTGCTGCTTTAGCCCCTGTTTTGCGTGGTTTATGTTCTTCTAAACAGCACATGATCGGTCATTTTACAGATGATAGCCGCGTTTTAGAATTTATCAATTCTAATGATCTTGATCGCCTTGCTCCAATGGGCACAAGTTGTCCTGATCACTTTTTAAGAACGAAGATCAGTCCGCTGGTTTTAACACTAGCCAGCGATGCTGATTTGACAGATGTTAAAGCACTAAAAGAAACATTGGAGCCTGCTTTTGAGGCTTATAGAGCAATGTATACTGCTTATTATGAAGCCTGTAAACATCCAAACAGTCCGGCTATCCGCGATACCAATCCAGTGGTTATTTTATATCCTGGAATCGGCATGTTTACCTTCTCTAAAGATAAACAGACCGCAAGGGTTGCTGCAGAATTCTATATTAATGCCATTAACGTAATGAAAGGTGCTGAGGCCGTTTCAGAATATACTTCGTTACCACACCAGGAAGCTTTTAATATCGAATACTGGTTGTTGGAAGAAGCGAAATTACAGCGTATGCCAAAACCGAAACCTTTAACAGGGAAAATTGCCCTGATTACAGGCAGTGCGGGTGGCATCGGTAAAGCAATTGCGAAGAAATTTGTTGCAGAAGGTGGTGTGGTAATCTTAAACGATATGAATGCCGGGCGTTTGGAAGAAGCAGGTAAAGAGTTTGCAAACCTTTATGGCAAGGATTCTTATAGCACTGCAATTCTGGATGTAACCAGCGAAAACGATATTAAACAAGCTTTCGATGCTGCTGCTTTGGCTTTTGGTGGGGTAGATATTATTGTTAACAATGCAGGTTTATCAATTTCTAAAACCATTGCTGATCACACCGAAAAAGATTGGGATTTATTATATAATGTTTTGGTAAAAGGTCAGTTCTTTATTACCCAGGCTGCAACAAATACGATGCAAAAGCAGAATATTGGTGGCGATATCATTAATATTGTAAGTAAGAACGCTCTGGTGAGTGGACCGAATAATGCCGGTTATGGCAGTGCAAAAGCGGCCCAATTACATTTGAGTAGGTTAAATGCTGCAGAATTGGGCGCCGATAATATCCGTGTAAATGTGGTTAACCCTGATGCTGTAATCAGCGATAGCAATATCTGGGCAGGCGGTTGGGCCGAAGGCCGTGCAAAAGCTTATGGAATTACCGTTGCAGAACTACCTGCTTATTACGCCAAACGTACCTTATTGAACCAAATCATATTACCGGATGATATTGCCAATGCCTGTTTCGCTTTTGTAGGTGGCTTGCTGCAAAAATCAACCGGAAATGTTTTAAATGTTGACGGCGGAGTAGCCATGGCATTTGTACGATAG
- a CDS encoding sensor histidine kinase, with protein sequence MKTIKTISIHILCWILVLGYFYGGYLIDGTTFSKAALSISMNFIQVIEFYICYLWVYPRFLKKNKVLQLIGGILFTIGVFIALRYLIEEVLFLKWFGFHNYDDRTTAWDYISDNIYWSIGFILTPAAVYGIEQSFKSEQMNRKLKEEVVKAELSFLKSQINPHFLYNTLNYVYSLAIPVSDKLANAVLRLSDLMRYTLNDSPDGKVSLDKEVEYLESYVALFKMRFEPKFYVDFTTEGIANQKIASLILIPFVENAFKHGVVTDEAQPVRIKLKVQNKRLSFEVSNKISHAQKDHSSGVGMVNIHRRLDLIYPEKHELLISNNGNTYKSTLVLNL encoded by the coding sequence ATGAAAACAATAAAAACCATTTCCATCCATATTCTTTGCTGGATACTTGTATTAGGCTATTTTTATGGTGGCTATTTAATTGATGGTACAACTTTTAGCAAAGCCGCTTTAAGTATCTCTATGAATTTTATACAAGTGATAGAGTTCTACATCTGTTACTTATGGGTATATCCAAGATTTTTAAAAAAGAATAAAGTACTTCAGTTAATTGGTGGCATTTTGTTTACCATCGGGGTATTTATTGCACTCAGGTATTTAATAGAAGAAGTGCTTTTTTTAAAATGGTTTGGTTTTCATAATTACGACGACCGTACAACTGCCTGGGACTACATCTCCGATAATATTTATTGGAGTATTGGGTTCATTCTAACACCGGCTGCGGTTTATGGTATCGAGCAGAGCTTTAAATCGGAGCAGATGAACAGAAAACTTAAAGAAGAAGTGGTTAAAGCAGAACTCTCATTTCTAAAATCACAGATTAATCCACATTTTCTGTACAATACTTTAAATTATGTTTATTCCCTGGCTATACCTGTTTCCGATAAACTGGCCAATGCTGTTTTGCGTTTATCAGATTTAATGCGGTATACCCTGAACGATAGTCCGGATGGCAAAGTAAGTTTAGATAAGGAGGTGGAATATCTTGAGAGTTATGTAGCATTATTTAAGATGCGTTTTGAACCCAAATTTTATGTCGACTTTACAACAGAGGGCATTGCCAATCAAAAAATAGCTTCGCTGATATTGATCCCGTTTGTTGAAAATGCTTTTAAACATGGTGTGGTGACTGATGAAGCTCAGCCAGTGCGTATTAAACTCAAAGTACAGAACAAACGATTAAGTTTCGAGGTAAGCAATAAGATCAGTCACGCACAAAAAGACCACTCAAGCGGTGTAGGTATGGTAAATATACACCGTAGGTTAGATTTGATTTATCCCGAAAAACATGAGTTATTGATTTCTAATAACGGCAATACCTATAAAAGTACTTTGGTCTTAAATCTGTAA
- a CDS encoding alpha/beta fold hydrolase, with translation MKRLKQIANELKLTQANPDAALMREFIFYSPKMPLRLHQEQLIAVSKQFSLQVFDTYFTNAEVSINCFSWGNGKRKVLLTQGWASKALDFYELIIELQKIDDLEIIAFDAPGNGSSISEFSNLMLYADSVNSISLNYAQPDVLIGHSLGGMANVIALQELGITPNLLISIAPLIRLKENFEQSLDSVNIGAKYQEIFFDNFAQEFPVPASHFNLTELYQLSPEIDHFLAFDPADHISPYAYLKEFLDKYPAINSKSFEDVGHYKILKSVDVIEDIVQKISSLL, from the coding sequence TTGAAAAGACTAAAACAGATTGCAAACGAGCTGAAATTGACACAGGCAAATCCTGATGCAGCTTTAATGCGTGAGTTTATTTTTTACTCGCCCAAAATGCCTTTGCGCTTGCATCAGGAACAGCTTATTGCTGTATCAAAACAGTTTAGTCTCCAGGTTTTTGATACCTATTTCACCAATGCCGAAGTAAGCATTAACTGTTTTAGCTGGGGAAATGGCAAACGTAAAGTGTTACTTACGCAAGGCTGGGCTTCAAAAGCTTTAGACTTTTATGAGTTGATTATTGAACTCCAGAAAATAGATGATCTGGAGATCATCGCTTTTGATGCACCTGGCAACGGAAGTTCAATCTCTGAATTTTCCAACCTAATGTTATATGCCGATTCGGTAAATTCTATTTCCTTAAATTATGCGCAGCCTGATGTGCTGATCGGACATTCGCTTGGTGGCATGGCCAACGTAATTGCTTTACAGGAATTAGGAATAACTCCGAATCTATTGATCAGCATTGCGCCATTAATCCGGTTAAAAGAAAACTTCGAACAGAGCCTTGATTCTGTGAACATTGGTGCAAAATACCAGGAGATCTTCTTTGATAATTTTGCTCAAGAATTTCCTGTTCCTGCCAGCCACTTTAACTTGACCGAACTTTATCAGCTAAGTCCGGAGATTGATCATTTTCTGGCATTCGATCCTGCTGATCACATATCTCCATATGCTTATCTTAAAGAATTCCTGGATAAATATCCTGCCATCAACTCAAAATCTTTTGAAGATGTGGGGCATTATAAAATCCTAAAATCCGTTGATGTTATTGAAGATATTGTGCAGAAAATATCGTCATTGCTTTAA
- a CDS encoding S41 family peptidase — protein sequence MKNKKFFYLVTLGFLSFGAITGCKKSSTAPDEPVTPPVVTTPSGTRDELTKDSIYLYGKELYYWNTSLPAYEVFNPRGFSSNEAELYAMTQYSLDPATGKPYEYGSTPGEPKYSFFDYTAATTGKTGALKADVNGSANDYGFSVQYNNTTDLRVKYVYPNSPAALQGLTRGCRITSVNGRTELTYPGAVNFLNNAIFGTNATVTLAFNDIGGNPKTAVVSSSFYSVNPILFTNVYTVGAKKVGYIVFNSFTNNASAAINSAFSNFATQGVSELVVDLRYNGGGYVSTATQIINLVAPAGETGNTMFTSYYNNYLQSITTDQRNASVLAHQPLLDDEGKLQTFTSGVNRKYATYADLDYSPTAADNIEKFAKSGSLTLNRVYFIVTGSTASASELTINSLKPVMDVKLIGATTYGKPVGFFPIRIDKVDMYIPEFETKNKLGVGGYYSGLTVDKESAEDLTKAWGDETETLLANALSYAKNGTFITTAAKTASLSTTTTVMPSKLSVTQLRALDEKLDPKGFKGMVMRPDKKF from the coding sequence ATGAAAAATAAGAAATTCTTTTACCTGGTAACGCTAGGTTTTTTAAGCTTTGGGGCTATTACCGGCTGTAAAAAGAGCAGTACTGCACCTGATGAGCCTGTAACTCCACCGGTTGTGACGACGCCTAGCGGAACGCGGGATGAATTGACTAAAGATTCTATTTATTTATACGGTAAAGAACTTTATTATTGGAATACTTCGCTACCCGCTTATGAGGTGTTTAATCCGCGTGGATTTAGTTCGAATGAAGCGGAACTATATGCCATGACACAATATTCTTTAGATCCGGCAACAGGAAAACCATATGAATATGGAAGCACTCCCGGCGAGCCTAAATATTCGTTTTTCGACTATACTGCCGCTACTACAGGTAAAACAGGAGCGCTTAAGGCAGATGTAAATGGCTCAGCCAATGATTACGGTTTTTCTGTTCAATATAATAATACTACAGATTTAAGGGTGAAATATGTTTATCCTAACTCACCTGCAGCCTTGCAGGGTTTAACCCGTGGCTGCAGGATAACGAGTGTAAACGGAAGAACAGAACTGACCTACCCTGGTGCAGTTAATTTTTTAAATAATGCCATTTTTGGTACAAATGCAACGGTGACTCTAGCTTTTAATGATATAGGCGGTAACCCGAAAACAGCTGTTGTATCCAGTAGCTTTTATAGTGTTAATCCGATCTTATTTACGAATGTTTATACGGTTGGAGCAAAGAAAGTCGGTTACATTGTTTTTAATAGTTTTACCAATAATGCCTCTGCCGCCATTAATTCAGCTTTTTCTAATTTCGCTACACAAGGAGTAAGCGAACTCGTGGTTGATTTACGCTATAACGGTGGTGGTTATGTTTCAACAGCTACCCAGATTATTAATTTAGTAGCACCAGCAGGAGAAACCGGTAATACGATGTTTACTTCTTATTACAATAACTATTTACAGTCGATCACTACCGATCAGCGTAATGCCTCTGTTCTGGCACACCAGCCACTGTTAGATGATGAGGGTAAATTACAGACCTTTACCTCTGGTGTAAACAGAAAGTACGCCACTTATGCAGATTTAGATTATTCGCCTACAGCTGCTGATAATATAGAGAAATTTGCAAAATCAGGTAGTTTAACATTAAACAGGGTTTATTTTATCGTAACGGGATCAACAGCCTCAGCAAGCGAGTTAACCATTAACAGTTTAAAACCAGTAATGGATGTGAAACTTATTGGTGCCACAACTTACGGTAAACCAGTTGGTTTCTTTCCGATCAGAATAGATAAGGTGGATATGTATATTCCAGAATTTGAAACTAAAAATAAACTTGGCGTTGGCGGCTACTATTCTGGCCTAACGGTAGATAAAGAATCGGCAGAAGATTTAACCAAGGCCTGGGGTGATGAAACAGAAACATTGTTGGCCAACGCTCTTTCATACGCCAAAAATGGGACTTTTATAACTACAGCTGCAAAAACAGCTAGCTTAAGTACAACGACAACAGTAATGCCATCAAAATTATCGGTGACACAACTAAGAGCATTAGATGAAAAGTTAGATCCAAAAGGATTTAAAGGTATGGTGATGAGGCCGGATAAGAAATTTTAA
- a CDS encoding GNAT family N-acetyltransferase — protein sequence MAITIRKITAQDNTATASMIRTILREFKIDKPGTVYTDPTTDELSIVFEHPQSAYWLAEEDGVIIGGCGIYPTEGLPDGCVELVKLYTSASSRGKGIGKMLMEKSIASAQHFGYNEVYLESFPELTTAISMYEKAGFKKLSAPLGNSGHFACNVWMLLVL from the coding sequence ATGGCCATCACCATCAGGAAGATAACTGCGCAAGATAATACTGCTACCGCTTCAATGATCAGGACGATTTTGAGAGAATTTAAAATAGACAAGCCCGGTACTGTTTATACCGATCCTACAACTGATGAGCTATCTATAGTTTTCGAACATCCGCAATCTGCTTATTGGTTGGCCGAAGAGGATGGGGTTATTATTGGCGGCTGTGGTATTTATCCAACAGAAGGCTTACCAGATGGTTGTGTTGAGCTGGTTAAATTATACACCTCGGCATCTTCTCGTGGCAAAGGTATTGGCAAAATGCTCATGGAGAAAAGTATAGCATCGGCACAGCATTTTGGTTATAATGAGGTGTATTTAGAATCGTTCCCTGAGCTTACAACAGCAATCAGTATGTATGAAAAAGCAGGATTTAAAAAGCTTTCTGCTCCATTGGGCAATTCGGGGCATTTTGCCTGTAACGTTTGGATGCTGCTGGTTTTATAG
- the rhaT gene encoding L-rhamnose/proton symporter RhaT, producing MQAILGVIFHFFGGFASGSFYIPYKKVKGWAWESYWIVGGIFSWLIVPPLAAYLTIPNFTAIITSTNGSILWLTYFFGVLWGIGGLTYGLGVRYLGVSLGSSIILGLCMVLGSILPSIYFDFFPQAGKDTFTMFLHTDWGRMVLLGLLVCVVGIIICGKAGMMKEKEMKSGITDPHGMEIKTEYKFGLGLFVGIVSGVLSACFNFGIEAGKPMADSANAIWKAANPAETGNFLFQNNVTYVIVLWGGLTTNFIWCMVLNARNKTFGDYTNAKTPLLKNYIFSALAGTTWFLQFFFYGMGESKMGNGASSWILHMAFIILIANLWGLVLKEWKGVSRKTLITVLAGILTIIISVLIVGYGNSIKG from the coding sequence ATGCAAGCAATTTTAGGCGTAATATTTCATTTCTTCGGTGGCTTTGCCTCTGGAAGTTTTTATATTCCATACAAAAAAGTTAAAGGCTGGGCTTGGGAAAGTTACTGGATTGTTGGGGGAATCTTCTCCTGGTTAATCGTTCCGCCACTTGCCGCTTATTTAACCATCCCAAATTTTACGGCAATAATCACCAGTACCAACGGGAGCATTTTATGGCTAACCTATTTTTTTGGTGTGCTTTGGGGTATCGGCGGTTTAACCTATGGTTTAGGCGTTCGTTATCTGGGCGTATCATTAGGGAGTAGTATCATTTTAGGACTTTGTATGGTTTTGGGTTCAATCCTGCCATCTATTTACTTCGATTTTTTTCCGCAGGCCGGTAAAGATACTTTTACCATGTTTCTGCATACCGATTGGGGCCGTATGGTATTGCTTGGGCTTTTGGTTTGTGTTGTTGGGATTATCATCTGTGGTAAAGCAGGTATGATGAAAGAAAAGGAAATGAAATCCGGTATTACCGATCCGCATGGGATGGAGATAAAAACAGAATATAAATTCGGGCTCGGTTTATTCGTCGGGATTGTTTCGGGTGTTTTAAGCGCCTGTTTCAATTTTGGTATTGAAGCCGGAAAACCAATGGCTGATTCAGCGAATGCGATCTGGAAAGCAGCAAATCCTGCTGAAACCGGTAATTTTTTATTTCAGAATAACGTTACTTATGTAATTGTGCTTTGGGGCGGCCTAACCACCAACTTTATCTGGTGTATGGTATTAAATGCAAGGAATAAAACATTTGGAGATTATACCAATGCAAAAACGCCGTTGTTAAAAAACTATATTTTTTCTGCTCTGGCTGGTACCACCTGGTTCTTACAGTTCTTTTTCTATGGTATGGGCGAAAGTAAAATGGGCAATGGTGCCAGTTCATGGATTCTGCACATGGCCTTCATCATCCTTATCGCCAATTTATGGGGACTGGTATTAAAAGAGTGGAAAGGTGTATCAAGAAAAACATTGATTACAGTTTTGGCCGGTATTTTAACCATCATCATTTCGGTACTCATTGTGGGTTATGGTAATTCAATTAAAGGTTAA
- a CDS encoding LytTR family DNA-binding domain-containing protein: protein MIRCLAVDDESYASDIIAAFINKTPFLELVGTTTNAFEALNLVQEGKVDLVFLDIQMPELTGIQFLKICGGKCKVILTTAYPEYALEGFDLDVVDYLLKPISYERFYKAATKAQQILMPVAPVQQEVVIQQVTQGNDFIFIKGDTKNKFIKVNYEEILYIEGLKNYVSVYTATQRIVTYQALRELETELPQPPFYRIHKSYIISIEKIKMIDGNTVYINDQAIPIGETYKEEFFKVVREGKKGS from the coding sequence ATGATCCGTTGCCTTGCTGTTGATGATGAATCTTACGCTTCAGATATTATTGCTGCTTTTATCAATAAAACCCCTTTTTTAGAATTGGTTGGGACCACTACAAATGCTTTTGAAGCCCTTAATCTGGTTCAGGAGGGTAAGGTTGATCTCGTTTTTTTAGACATACAGATGCCGGAATTAACCGGGATCCAGTTTTTGAAAATCTGTGGTGGTAAATGCAAAGTAATCTTAACCACGGCTTATCCGGAATATGCTCTAGAAGGCTTTGATCTTGATGTGGTAGATTATCTGCTCAAGCCGATCTCCTATGAGCGTTTTTATAAAGCAGCTACGAAAGCGCAGCAGATTTTAATGCCTGTGGCACCTGTACAACAAGAAGTGGTTATTCAGCAGGTAACACAGGGGAATGATTTTATTTTCATCAAAGGCGATACCAAAAACAAATTTATCAAGGTTAATTATGAAGAGATTCTCTACATAGAGGGGTTGAAAAATTATGTTTCGGTGTATACGGCCACACAAAGGATTGTAACTTACCAGGCGCTTCGTGAACTGGAAACCGAACTGCCCCAACCGCCTTTTTACCGTATCCATAAATCGTATATTATCTCCATCGAAAAAATTAAAATGATAGATGGAAATACCGTTTATATTAACGACCAGGCGATTCCCATTGGGGAAACCTATAAGGAAGAGTTTTTTAAAGTGGTGAGGGAAGGGAAGAAGGGTAGTTAA